The Desmodus rotundus isolate HL8 chromosome 13, HLdesRot8A.1, whole genome shotgun sequence sequence AACTGGGttaggaaacagaaataaacagctTACTATAAAGCCTCTAGCTACAAGAAACGGCTGTCAATAGAGAGCCAAGGGTTGGGCCGTGGAAAAACAGGTCCTCTAGAAATAATAATCTGAAAGGGAAGCACGCCGACATGTCTTGCTCCAATATGCtgaggcagtggttctcaaagtctgGGCCCTCAACTAACAGCATCAACATCACCCAGGGCCTTGTCAGCAATGTGAATTTTCAGGCTGGAGCCCAGTGGTAATGAATCAAAACCTCTAGCCTGAGGCCCAACAACCTGATTTAAgaaaccctccaggtgattctaaggAAACCTAAAATTTGAGAACTTAGTATAAGGATACTtccaaaaattcagaaaaaaaaaatccgtgGACAATGCAGTGACAGATTGGTTATAcgtaaggaaaatgaaaacttggGGAAATAGAGTGGATGAGGAATGAGATTTACAACTGTTTCCTGTGACCTTAGCAGGGTCACACGAGGGAACacaacagggggaaaaaaagacaaaataagaatCCAGGCCATACAAACAAGCCCAGGGCGTAGATGTCAGACATCATGTATTCACTGTGTAGACAATTCAAATTAAGGATATTTAGGTTTCGTAACCCTTACCCAAGGATCTCGCTTGTTACACACGCATCGATGAGCACCATAAAGTGAAAAGGTGTTCCTGTTCACAGCATTCTGTGCCTACTCAACTAAAAAGCCTCATAGattatgttactttaaaaattcctttgaaaGCTTTCGTGGTAATAAATCCCACTTTCCAAAATTATGTAGCTTCAGGAACACATTCAGTATAAAAGCCACTAGTTGAAGTAAATGAgctaaaaaaagaatttttactttttactttaacTGGAACATCTTCAGATAATAATCACATAGTTCAGTGGGAAAAATTACGAGAGTGGTATAGAATCTATGTTCCCAGTCATAGAATATATGCCTCTTCATACCAAAGTTGTATGTGTTGCTGTCGCCATCACCTTTCCTTACTCCCAATATTCCTTTTCTCCAACATCACAATTTCGCTTTCTCAGCATGAAAACTTCTAAAAGGTATAAGCAATAGCTCTTTATCATAATAGTGAGTTATAGCTACACATGAACATCAAAGTGCCTACACAGAGAACTGCACAGCGACACATGCTCTCAAGGAATGTCCAAACTGCACTGTATTTCCAGTGAGAGAATCACTCAGCATCCTATTTCACAGATTACATCATACGAACAAATATTCTTTGACTAAGCCTCGACGAAAGATCTTTGCCATATTTTGCTAAAATGCACTTAACATTCATGTCACTGTACTATTGCTTCAACTTCTGGGGCAAAGTCAGAAAAAGGTGGATCTGTAAGATGTAAGAAGAATATACGTATGTTTCTTTGGAAAACAAGTTTCTGCTTTTATATGAAGAGTTTAAATCATGTTAGTTTTTTCAAGATATTATGCAAATCATATAGTATCACCAGTATATTGTGAGTGACCTTCACATTAAAAGTCAATCATAAaaagccattttctttctttttattaaaatagagaTTCCATATTTAAATCCACTTGatttcataaattacttttcttAACTATTTACCAACTTTTATAAGCCTTTAGTAAGCTcagaaatgttctaaattttataactttagcttctttaaaaaaaactgatgaaTTTAACATGAAAATAAGTCATTCTGACAGCAACTTATATCTAATAACTTTACGTTCTCTTCTACAACTTCTTGCCGACTCCTTAATCCCTTTCATTCTGTACATTTAAGGTCAAAGTATACTTTTAAACTGTCCtaggtattttttctttaagaaatggaGATTTTAGTTGTATAATTATAGGCATTGTACTTAATGATCTGGGAGTATCTATGTGATTCGGtatcaaaattactttttttaatgtcTCATTACCTTGGAATCTTAAAGTCACTCCAGAGCAATAAACACTAGAAGGTGAGAAGGAAATGGAGTTTCAATAAGACATTCTACCCCactcaactctctctctctcacacacacacacacacacacacaaagatgggGAACTCTTGAATTTTCAATCACTAATCAATGACTGTCAATAAATACTACCTgcaaatttattttgctttactgCATTTTCTGAactctattttccttatttttaacaaattcagGTGTCCTACCACCATACATGGACTCAGTACCAACAAACATTGAATTTGGACTGTGAAATCCTGCAATAAGTTAGTGTAGTAAGAGCTAATCACAAAAGAGCAAGCAAATGAATTGAAATGCTAGTTGCTCCAGAGCAACTATCATTAAATAAAAGGTATCTTTGGCTGTAGTACCAGCTTGatccttccctcccctgtttccttGCTACTGCGGGGTGGCACCAGGCCAGAGCAAGTGACGTGATACCCTAGTGCCATCTACAGGCTATTATTGACACTCAAATTTTGTGGCAACAGACAAGCACCAGTGAAATAAATTAGACAGCGCTGCATTTAAATCTTTATTAACAAGGAATTATTAGACCTAAGAAAAACTAATTCTGGATTTGGTTGAAATATGAGTTTCTCAGcctcttaatccctcttcatatggcatatttcacagtttAAAATGAGTTATGATAGATCACTTATGCGTTACTAAGATGAGAGAATATTTACAATGGATTCATTCTTTCTATATAAATCAGTTAGATAAGGGAGAaagcattccttcttttttttttttctttgcaagaaTACTTTGGCCATTGTGGACAATCTACAAACCTTTCTATTTAATACCCAACTTACTATATTACAATAAAATCAACTGAAATCAAAAAGAAGACTTCCTATATGGCTTAGTTGCAATCTATCAACAATCATGTGCTTCACAGCTGATGTACATTTAATATTTGACTCTCTTGtttagagactaaaaaaaaaattaacccctTTAGCCACCACAGCTCCAACATAATTACAGTCAGACCTTCAaatgtcatttaatatttgagATTTGAAGGTCACTTTTTAGATCAAAGGTAATGTGGAAATCTTGAAGCAGTCAATTTGGAAACCCCAGGGGCAGAATTTGGCATGTCTGGACAGGTTTTCTTCTTCAGCCAACGTTATCTTgggacattttgaaataatttcctcGTTTCATGTTTTGCCATTTGAAGGAAACTGGGAAGTTAAATAATTCTCAGAACTCAGAGATTTCAAAGCTGTTCTAAAAATTCTTGACTGAGccccagaggaagaaaaaaaggggtcaagttttttttttccctctttataaCTAAGCTAAAGTTAGACCAACACAATAGACACACTGGCACGTTAATACTGGTTGACTGGGCACTTGTATGCAGTACTTATAGACCAGTAAAAGTGCTCGTTTACCTGTCTGGTGTGTAAGGGGCCCTTTGTCTTGAAGCCTCCTTGGGAACTGCACTCTGAGGCACTGAAGTGATCTGAACTAGTGGAAGAGCGTTTGGAAAGGGTGTCACAACCCCCGACAAAGGTGTTGTCCAAAGGGAGTTCCTGGATCACGTGATGCTTTTTCACGGAAACTGGAGTGTCTGGTTTAAGATGAAAAGCTGGCTGTGGAGAAGCAGATTTGTAGTGCTTGGCCAGGTCAGGGCTGTTAGGCTTGAAGGTGGTCGGAGGGGCTGGGCCCCAGTCAAATCTTCCTATGCTTTGCTCCTCCAGCTCAGCGGGCAGGCTTATCGTCCCATTGATAGGTTCGTGAACTGCGTCGTCGGGTTTGGACTCTTCAATGGTCACGAAGTTCAAAAGAGAGCTCTTAGgagacttccttttctttcttttctttttcttgttttgtttgttctccTGGTTTGGGGACATCCATTCAGCCCCTTGCTTGCTCCTCTGAGCTGCTTTGAACCTGGATGCATGGCGACAGCGCACCAGAACGGTGACGAAGATCACAACTATGACCACCATAGCACCTGCGACAATGGCGATCATGATGGTGAGATAGTCCTCGTTTTGATAGGGCTGGCTACTGTCCCCTATGTTCCTGTCCAGTGGTGTCTCCATAGTCCTGCGAATCAAGTCGTAGATGTAGGAGGCGTTCCCAGCAGTGTCGTTCACGTAGAGAAAAACAAGCACGAGCGTGTGCAGAGACTTAGGGTAGCCCAGGTCACTGATGTTGACCACCAAACGGTGCAAGCCCACATCGGTGGGAGCCGGTTTTTCTTCCAGGGTAATGTTACCTGTGACCGGATCGATCCGAAACAAGCCTTTGTTGTTCCCGCTCACTATCGTATACTTAAGTTCGGCATTCATCCCAGTGTCGATATCTACGGCAAAAACTTCTGCTACCACGGAGCCAGGGATGGCGGAGAGGGGCACCAACTTAAAAGAAGTGTTAGAAGGTGGAGAGATGACAACGGGGCTGTTGTCATTGACATCCATGACATTGATAGTTACTTTTGCAGTGGAGGACCGGGGTGGCTTTCCCCCATCAGTGGCTTTGACATCGAAAGTGTAGGAACTCTGCTGCTCTCTGTCAAATGAGACATTTGACTTTATGACTCCAGAATAGGGATCCAACACAAAATTATCATTATCATTCAGAATAGAAAGAGTCACAGCTTTATTCTCGCCAGCATCTGCATCTGTCACTGTGATTACCCCCACAGTACTATACTTTGGCAGATTCTCAgacacaaaaaattgaaaatggttaTGAGTAAACTTGGGGCTATTGTCATTCTCATCCAGAACAGTGACTATCACAGCCGCTTGGCTTTGGAGGGGAGGGGTCCCATTGTCCCTGGCAGTCACCGTAAAAATGAATCGCTCTTGCTCCTCTCTGTCAAAGACTCTGGAGGCTGTCAAAACTCCAGTCTTTCGGTCCAGATCAAAGAAGGAGGCATTCGGCCCCAGCTGATAAACAATGTCTGCGTTTTTCCCACTGTCTTCATCTGTGGCACTAATAGTTGTTAAGTATAACCCACGTCGGTTGTTTTCAGAAACTGACAGCTCAATTACAGGCTGGTTGAAAATTGGTGGGTTGTCATTTTCGTCCTCAAGCTTAACCCTTACCAGGGCAGTCTGATTTAAACTGGGCTTCCCGGAATCAGAGGCAACAATTTTAAAGCTGAATTCTTTGGTGCCCTCATAGTCCAATAAAGAGGAGGTCTCTAACAAATACTGGTTGTCATATACTGCCTTCAAATGGAACGGGACCTCTCTTTCGATGAAACAGATCACTTTGCCATTCACATCTGTGTCCTTATCTGAAACTGTGATTAGGGCAATCTTGGTATTGACAGGATCTTTCTCAGATAAATACACCGTGCCATTGATGGGACTTATAATGTACCTGAGGTCTATGTTGGGAGGGTTATCATTCACATCAGTGACATTGATGGTAACAGTTGCTCGAGCAGGAGTGGAGCTGCCATCACTAGCCAGCACTGTCACTTTGTGAACGGCTGTCTCCTCTCGATCCAAGGACCTCTGAACTGTAATCAGCCCAGTAGTATTATTTAAAGCAAAGAGTCTTTTGGTAGCAGGGGTGACCTGGGCACCAAAAATGTACCGGATTTCCGCATTACTGCCTATGTCAGCATCGGTGGCATGGAGCTGAATTACAGAGGTGCCCACAGGAGCATTCTCTGGAATATGGACCTCCACTTGGCCCTCCTTAAACACTGGCCTGTTGTCATTGACATCACTTACTGTGACCTGCAGTATGGCTGTGCTGGATTTCTGTGGAGTGCCTCCATCCTCTACTTTGATTTTCATCACATAGGTATCTTTCTGTTCTCTGTCCAAGTTTTGCTGAACAATCAATTGCGGCCACTTCTCTCCCTCCGGAGTTTCCACAATATCCAGTCCAAAAACACTCTGCCCATTTAACAATTCATAATGCTGTACACCATTGAAGCCTGTGTCAGGGTCTGTTGCTGATGGGATTGGAAAGCGGCTGTTAATCAAAGTGTTTTCTGGGATGGAAATATTGATGACAGGAGATGGAAACATGGGGGCATTATCATTGGTAtctttaacaattatttttattttgatcagcCTGAAAAAATCATTGGGGAGGATCACCACCTCAAGTTCAAAGAAACACTCATTCTCCTCAGCATAAGAGGCTCCAGCACAGAGTTTTTCTCTGTCTATTCTATTGGAAGTTGTGAAAATTTCCCCAGTGTTACTGGATACTTTCACCAAAGGGGCATCCCCAGGTTTAGAAACCAGTC is a genomic window containing:
- the PCDH9 gene encoding protocadherin-9 isoform X7, translated to MDLRDFYLLAALITCLRLDSAIAQELIYTIREELPENVPIGNIPKDLNISHINAATGTSASLVYRLVSKPGDAPLVKVSSNTGEIFTTSNRIDREKLCAGASYAEENECFFELEVVILPNDFFRLIKIKIIVKDTNDNAPMFPSPVINISIPENTLINSRFPIPSATDPDTGFNGVQHYELLNGQSVFGLDIVETPEGEKWPQLIVQQNLDREQKDTYVMKIKVEDGGTPQKSSTAILQVTVSDVNDNRPVFKEGQVEVHIPENAPVGTSVIQLHATDADIGSNAEIRYIFGAQVTPATKRLFALNNTTGLITVQRSLDREETAVHKVTVLASDGSSTPARATVTINVTDVNDNPPNIDLRYIISPINGTVYLSEKDPVNTKIALITVSDKDTDVNGKVICFIEREVPFHLKAVYDNQYLLETSSLLDYEGTKEFSFKIVASDSGKPSLNQTALVRVKLEDENDNPPIFNQPVIELSVSENNRRGLYLTTISATDEDSGKNADIVYQLGPNASFFDLDRKTGVLTASRVFDREEQERFIFTVTARDNGTPPLQSQAAVIVTVLDENDNSPKFTHNHFQFFVSENLPKYSTVGVITVTDADAGENKAVTLSILNDNDNFVLDPYSGVIKSNVSFDREQQSSYTFDVKATDGGKPPRSSTAKVTINVMDVNDNSPVVISPPSNTSFKLVPLSAIPGSVVAEVFAVDIDTGMNAELKYTIVSGNNKGLFRIDPVTGNITLEEKPAPTDVGLHRLVVNISDLGYPKSLHTLVLVFLYVNDTAGNASYIYDLIRRTMETPLDRNIGDSSQPYQNEDYLTIMIAIVAGAMVVIVVIFVTVLVRCRHASRFKAAQRSKQGAEWMSPNQENKQNKKKKRKKRKSPKSSLLNFVTIEESKPDDAVHEPINGTISLPAELEEQSIGRFDWGPAPPTTFKPNSPDLAKHYKSASPQPAFHLKPDTPVSVKKHHVIQELPLDNTFVGGCDTLSKRSSTSSDHFSASECSSQGGFKTKGPLHTRQIHLFLTLPQKLKQ
- the PCDH9 gene encoding protocadherin-9 isoform X3, whose product is MDLRDFYLLAALITCLRLDSAIAQELIYTIREELPENVPIGNIPKDLNISHINAATGTSASLVYRLVSKPGDAPLVKVSSNTGEIFTTSNRIDREKLCAGASYAEENECFFELEVVILPNDFFRLIKIKIIVKDTNDNAPMFPSPVINISIPENTLINSRFPIPSATDPDTGFNGVQHYELLNGQSVFGLDIVETPEGEKWPQLIVQQNLDREQKDTYVMKIKVEDGGTPQKSSTAILQVTVSDVNDNRPVFKEGQVEVHIPENAPVGTSVIQLHATDADIGSNAEIRYIFGAQVTPATKRLFALNNTTGLITVQRSLDREETAVHKVTVLASDGSSTPARATVTINVTDVNDNPPNIDLRYIISPINGTVYLSEKDPVNTKIALITVSDKDTDVNGKVICFIEREVPFHLKAVYDNQYLLETSSLLDYEGTKEFSFKIVASDSGKPSLNQTALVRVKLEDENDNPPIFNQPVIELSVSENNRRGLYLTTISATDEDSGKNADIVYQLGPNASFFDLDRKTGVLTASRVFDREEQERFIFTVTARDNGTPPLQSQAAVIVTVLDENDNSPKFTHNHFQFFVSENLPKYSTVGVITVTDADAGENKAVTLSILNDNDNFVLDPYSGVIKSNVSFDREQQSSYTFDVKATDGGKPPRSSTAKVTINVMDVNDNSPVVISPPSNTSFKLVPLSAIPGSVVAEVFAVDIDTGMNAELKYTIVSGNNKGLFRIDPVTGNITLEEKPAPTDVGLHRLVVNISDLGYPKSLHTLVLVFLYVNDTAGNASYIYDLIRRTMETPLDRNIGDSSQPYQNEDYLTIMIAIVAGAMVVIVVIFVTVLVRCRHASRFKAAQRSKQGAEWMSPNQENKQNKKKKRKKRKSPKSSLLNFVTIEESKPDDAVHEPINGTISLPAELEEQSIGRFDWGPAPPTTFKPNSPDLAKHYKSASPQPAFHLKPDTPVSVKKHHVIQELPLDNTFVGGCDTLSKRSSTSSDHFSASECSSQGGFKTKGPLHTRQSQRRVTFHLPDGSQESCSDSGLGDHEPVGSGTLISHPLPLVQPQDDFYDQASPDKRTEADGNSDPNSDGPLGPRGLAEATEMCTQECLVLGHSDNCWMPPGLGPYQHPKSPLSTFAPQKEWVKKDKLVNGHTLTRAWKEDSSRNQFNDRKQYGSNEGHFHNGSHMTDIPLANLKSYKQAGGAIESPKEHQL
- the PCDH9 gene encoding protocadherin-9 isoform X1, encoding MDLRDFYLLAALITCLRLDSAIAQELIYTIREELPENVPIGNIPKDLNISHINAATGTSASLVYRLVSKPGDAPLVKVSSNTGEIFTTSNRIDREKLCAGASYAEENECFFELEVVILPNDFFRLIKIKIIVKDTNDNAPMFPSPVINISIPENTLINSRFPIPSATDPDTGFNGVQHYELLNGQSVFGLDIVETPEGEKWPQLIVQQNLDREQKDTYVMKIKVEDGGTPQKSSTAILQVTVSDVNDNRPVFKEGQVEVHIPENAPVGTSVIQLHATDADIGSNAEIRYIFGAQVTPATKRLFALNNTTGLITVQRSLDREETAVHKVTVLASDGSSTPARATVTINVTDVNDNPPNIDLRYIISPINGTVYLSEKDPVNTKIALITVSDKDTDVNGKVICFIEREVPFHLKAVYDNQYLLETSSLLDYEGTKEFSFKIVASDSGKPSLNQTALVRVKLEDENDNPPIFNQPVIELSVSENNRRGLYLTTISATDEDSGKNADIVYQLGPNASFFDLDRKTGVLTASRVFDREEQERFIFTVTARDNGTPPLQSQAAVIVTVLDENDNSPKFTHNHFQFFVSENLPKYSTVGVITVTDADAGENKAVTLSILNDNDNFVLDPYSGVIKSNVSFDREQQSSYTFDVKATDGGKPPRSSTAKVTINVMDVNDNSPVVISPPSNTSFKLVPLSAIPGSVVAEVFAVDIDTGMNAELKYTIVSGNNKGLFRIDPVTGNITLEEKPAPTDVGLHRLVVNISDLGYPKSLHTLVLVFLYVNDTAGNASYIYDLIRRTMETPLDRNIGDSSQPYQNEDYLTIMIAIVAGAMVVIVVIFVTVLVRCRHASRFKAAQRSKQGAEWMSPNQENKQNKKKKRKKRKSPKSSLLNFVTIEESKPDDAVHEPINGTISLPAELEEQSIGRFDWGPAPPTTFKPNSPDLAKHYKSASPQPAFHLKPDTPVSVKKHHVIQELPLDNTFVGGCDTLSKRSSTSSDHFSASECSSQGGFKTKGPLHTRQCNSHSKSDNIPVTPQKCPSSAGFHIQENEESHYESQRRVTFHLPDGSQESCSDSGLGDHEPVGSGTLISHPLPLVQPQDDFYDQASPDKRTEADGNSDPNSDGPLGPRGLAEATEMCTQECLVLGHSDNCWMPPGLGPYQHPKSPLSTFAPQKEWVKKDKLVNGHTLTRAWKEDSSRNQFNDRKQYGSNEGHFHNGSHMTDIPLANLKSYKQAGGAIESPKEHQL
- the PCDH9 gene encoding protocadherin-9 isoform X6, with the protein product MDLRDFYLLAALITCLRLDSAIAQELIYTIREELPENVPIGNIPKDLNISHINAATGTSASLVYRLVSKPGDAPLVKVSSNTGEIFTTSNRIDREKLCAGASYAEENECFFELEVVILPNDFFRLIKIKIIVKDTNDNAPMFPSPVINISIPENTLINSRFPIPSATDPDTGFNGVQHYELLNGQSVFGLDIVETPEGEKWPQLIVQQNLDREQKDTYVMKIKVEDGGTPQKSSTAILQVTVSDVNDNRPVFKEGQVEVHIPENAPVGTSVIQLHATDADIGSNAEIRYIFGAQVTPATKRLFALNNTTGLITVQRSLDREETAVHKVTVLASDGSSTPARATVTINVTDVNDNPPNIDLRYIISPINGTVYLSEKDPVNTKIALITVSDKDTDVNGKVICFIEREVPFHLKAVYDNQYLLETSSLLDYEGTKEFSFKIVASDSGKPSLNQTALVRVKLEDENDNPPIFNQPVIELSVSENNRRGLYLTTISATDEDSGKNADIVYQLGPNASFFDLDRKTGVLTASRVFDREEQERFIFTVTARDNGTPPLQSQAAVIVTVLDENDNSPKFTHNHFQFFVSENLPKYSTVGVITVTDADAGENKAVTLSILNDNDNFVLDPYSGVIKSNVSFDREQQSSYTFDVKATDGGKPPRSSTAKVTINVMDVNDNSPVVISPPSNTSFKLVPLSAIPGSVVAEVFAVDIDTGMNAELKYTIVSGNNKGLFRIDPVTGNITLEEKPAPTDVGLHRLVVNISDLGYPKSLHTLVLVFLYVNDTAGNASYIYDLIRRTMETPLDRNIGDSSQPYQNEDYLTIMIAIVAGAMVVIVVIFVTVLVRCRHASRFKAAQRSKQGAEWMSPNQENKQNKKKKRKKRKSPKSSLLNFVTIEESKPDDAVHEPINGTISLPAELEEQSIGRFDWGPAPPTTFKPNSPDLAKHYKSASPQPAFHLKPDTPVSVKKHHVIQELPLDNTFVGGCDTLSKRSSTSSDHFSASECSSQGGFKTKGPLHTRQCNSHSKSDNIPVTPQKCPSSAGFHIQENEESHYENKWAWRDSQGEPRLTDLPRVSAVGAGLMDSTNTCRGPAPAN
- the PCDH9 gene encoding protocadherin-9 isoform X8; this encodes MDLRDFYLLAALITCLRLDSAIAQELIYTIREELPENVPIGNIPKDLNISHINAATGTSASLVYRLVSKPGDAPLVKVSSNTGEIFTTSNRIDREKLCAGASYAEENECFFELEVVILPNDFFRLIKIKIIVKDTNDNAPMFPSPVINISIPENTLINSRFPIPSATDPDTGFNGVQHYELLNGQSVFGLDIVETPEGEKWPQLIVQQNLDREQKDTYVMKIKVEDGGTPQKSSTAILQVTVSDVNDNRPVFKEGQVEVHIPENAPVGTSVIQLHATDADIGSNAEIRYIFGAQVTPATKRLFALNNTTGLITVQRSLDREETAVHKVTVLASDGSSTPARATVTINVTDVNDNPPNIDLRYIISPINGTVYLSEKDPVNTKIALITVSDKDTDVNGKVICFIEREVPFHLKAVYDNQYLLETSSLLDYEGTKEFSFKIVASDSGKPSLNQTALVRVKLEDENDNPPIFNQPVIELSVSENNRRGLYLTTISATDEDSGKNADIVYQLGPNASFFDLDRKTGVLTASRVFDREEQERFIFTVTARDNGTPPLQSQAAVIVTVLDENDNSPKFTHNHFQFFVSENLPKYSTVGVITVTDADAGENKAVTLSILNDNDNFVLDPYSGVIKSNVSFDREQQSSYTFDVKATDGGKPPRSSTAKVTINVMDVNDNSPVVISPPSNTSFKLVPLSAIPGSVVAEVFAVDIDTGMNAELKYTIVSGNNKGLFRIDPVTGNITLEEKPAPTDVGLHRLVVNISDLGYPKSLHTLVLVFLYVNDTAGNASYIYDLIRRTMETPLDRNIGDSSQPYQNEDYLTIMIAIVAGAMVVIVVIFVTVLVRCRHASRFKAAQRSKQGAEWMSPNQENKQNKKKKRKKRKSPKSSLLNFVTIEESKPDDAVHEPINGTISLPAELEEQSIGRFDWGPAPPTTFKPNSPDLAKHYKSASPQPAFHLKPDTPVSVKKHHVIQELPLDNTFVGGCDTLSKRSSTSSDHFSASECSSQGGFKTKGPLHTRQSL
- the PCDH9 gene encoding protocadherin-9 isoform X5, whose translation is MDLRDFYLLAALITCLRLDSAIAQELIYTIREELPENVPIGNIPKDLNISHINAATGTSASLVYRLVSKPGDAPLVKVSSNTGEIFTTSNRIDREKLCAGASYAEENECFFELEVVILPNDFFRLIKIKIIVKDTNDNAPMFPSPVINISIPENTLINSRFPIPSATDPDTGFNGVQHYELLNGQSVFGLDIVETPEGEKWPQLIVQQNLDREQKDTYVMKIKVEDGGTPQKSSTAILQVTVSDVNDNRPVFKEGQVEVHIPENAPVGTSVIQLHATDADIGSNAEIRYIFGAQVTPATKRLFALNNTTGLITVQRSLDREETAVHKVTVLASDGSSTPARATVTINVTDVNDNPPNIDLRYIISPINGTVYLSEKDPVNTKIALITVSDKDTDVNGKVICFIEREVPFHLKAVYDNQYLLETSSLLDYEGTKEFSFKIVASDSGKPSLNQTALVRVKLEDENDNPPIFNQPVIELSVSENNRRGLYLTTISATDEDSGKNADIVYQLGPNASFFDLDRKTGVLTASRVFDREEQERFIFTVTARDNGTPPLQSQAAVIVTVLDENDNSPKFTHNHFQFFVSENLPKYSTVGVITVTDADAGENKAVTLSILNDNDNFVLDPYSGVIKSNVSFDREQQSSYTFDVKATDGGKPPRSSTAKVTINVMDVNDNSPVVISPPSNTSFKLVPLSAIPGSVVAEVFAVDIDTGMNAELKYTIVSGNNKGLFRIDPVTGNITLEEKPAPTDVGLHRLVVNISDLGYPKSLHTLVLVFLYVNDTAGNASYIYDLIRRTMETPLDRNIGDSSQPYQNEDYLTIMIAIVAGAMVVIVVIFVTVLVRCRHASRFKAAQRSKQGAEWMSPNQENKQNKKKKRKKRKSPKSSLLNFVTIEESKPDDAVHEPINGTISLPAELEEQSIGRFDWGPAPPTTFKPNSPDLAKHYKSASPQPAFHLKPDTPVSVKKHHVIQELPLDNTFVGGCDTLSKRSSTSSDHFSASECSSQGGFKTKGPLHTRQKCPSSAGFHIQENEESHYEPQDDFYDQASPDKRTEADGNSDPNSDGPLGPRGLAEATEMCTQECLVLGHSDNCWMPPGLGPYQHPKSPLSTFAPQKEWVKKDKLVNGHTLTRAWKEDSSRNQFNDRKQYGSNEGHFHNGSHMTDIPLANLKSYKQAGGAIESPKEHQL
- the PCDH9 gene encoding protocadherin-9 isoform X2 — its product is MDLRDFYLLAALITCLRLDSAIAQELIYTIREELPENVPIGNIPKDLNISHINAATGTSASLVYRLVSKPGDAPLVKVSSNTGEIFTTSNRIDREKLCAGASYAEENECFFELEVVILPNDFFRLIKIKIIVKDTNDNAPMFPSPVINISIPENTLINSRFPIPSATDPDTGFNGVQHYELLNGQSVFGLDIVETPEGEKWPQLIVQQNLDREQKDTYVMKIKVEDGGTPQKSSTAILQVTVSDVNDNRPVFKEGQVEVHIPENAPVGTSVIQLHATDADIGSNAEIRYIFGAQVTPATKRLFALNNTTGLITVQRSLDREETAVHKVTVLASDGSSTPARATVTINVTDVNDNPPNIDLRYIISPINGTVYLSEKDPVNTKIALITVSDKDTDVNGKVICFIEREVPFHLKAVYDNQYLLETSSLLDYEGTKEFSFKIVASDSGKPSLNQTALVRVKLEDENDNPPIFNQPVIELSVSENNRRGLYLTTISATDEDSGKNADIVYQLGPNASFFDLDRKTGVLTASRVFDREEQERFIFTVTARDNGTPPLQSQAAVIVTVLDENDNSPKFTHNHFQFFVSENLPKYSTVGVITVTDADAGENKAVTLSILNDNDNFVLDPYSGVIKSNVSFDREQQSSYTFDVKATDGGKPPRSSTAKVTINVMDVNDNSPVVISPPSNTSFKLVPLSAIPGSVVAEVFAVDIDTGMNAELKYTIVSGNNKGLFRIDPVTGNITLEEKPAPTDVGLHRLVVNISDLGYPKSLHTLVLVFLYVNDTAGNASYIYDLIRRTMETPLDRNIGDSSQPYQNEDYLTIMIAIVAGAMVVIVVIFVTVLVRCRHASRFKAAQRSKQGAEWMSPNQENKQNKKKKRKKRKSPKSSLLNFVTIEESKPDDAVHEPINGTISLPAELEEQSIGRFDWGPAPPTTFKPNSPDLAKHYKSASPQPAFHLKPDTPVSVKKHHVIQELPLDNTFVGGCDTLSKRSSTSSDHFSASECSSQGGFKTKGPLHTRQKCPSSAGFHIQENEESHYESQRRVTFHLPDGSQESCSDSGLGDHEPVGSGTLISHPLPLVQPQDDFYDQASPDKRTEADGNSDPNSDGPLGPRGLAEATEMCTQECLVLGHSDNCWMPPGLGPYQHPKSPLSTFAPQKEWVKKDKLVNGHTLTRAWKEDSSRNQFNDRKQYGSNEGHFHNGSHMTDIPLANLKSYKQAGGAIESPKEHQL